CCTCGGACCCGTACACTAAACTAAAGGGTGTTTCATTAGTTGCACCCTTCGGAGTTGTACGGTGCACCCACAAAACGTTAGGCAGTTCGTCTATCTAACCCCTTCGACACAATCCCAGCCTTGCTTTGATTCCTAAAACGATATCTCGATTCGTAACCTCACATTGACCATTCGCCTGAGGGTGTGCGACTGATGTAAATGTTTGCTTTATATTCAATTCTTGGCACCAGCCACTAAATGGATTTCCTTCGAATTAAGTACCATTGTCGCTTACTATTTCATATGGTATTCCAAACCGACAGACGATGTTTTCTCACACAAAATTTCGAATTTGCTTGCCCGAAATTGTCTTTAGCGGTTTGGCCTCTACCCATTTCGTGAAATAATCAATGGCCACTACCAGGAATTTTACACCCCCTGGTCCTGCGGGGAATGGCcccactatgtcaattgcccacttTCAGAATGGCCATGGAGACGCGACCGGTATCATAGCATGTCGCGGAGCCTTGCTTACTGGTGCATGAAGTTGACACGATTGACACTTGCGTACTACCTCTGCGGCATCTCTGTACATTAACGGCCAGTAATACCCAATCTGCATTATTTTGGACGCAACTGTTTTGTGTCCCGAATGCAGTGCGCACATTCCCTCGTGTACTTCCCGTATAATTGACTCCGCTTGAGTTGGATTGAGACACCGCAAGTGAGGCCCCAAAAAAGATTTTCTGTATAGGACTCCCTTGTCTAACAGATACATTGGTGCTTTCATCTTAATCTTTCTTGCTTCACTTGAATATATCGGTAATGTACCTTTGGTCAGAAATTCTATAATTGGTGTCATCCAACTCCGCTCTTCTTCTTCAACCGCAGCCGAAACACTGTCTTCTTCAATAGATTTTACTTTAACTTCCTCAacccaaatttctttcttaaaatgacTGAATATTAATGCGGATAACTTACTTAGTGCATCCACCTTTTTATTCAGCGTCCTCGAAACCTGAGTTATCTGGAATAAATCGAAGTCGACTGCTAGCTCTTGCACAAGCTTTAAGTATTTTTGCATCGACTCATCGTGTGCTTCAAATATTCTGTTAAATTGGTTTGCAACCAACTGCGAATCAACATATACTGATAGTTCCTTAACCTCCAGATATTTTGCTACCCGCATCCCAGATAACAATGCTTCATATTCAGCTTCATTATTTGTGACAGGGAAGCTGAATCGCAGTGCAAAGGTATACTCTTCCCTTTCTGGACTTTTTAGGACTATTCCTGCCCCTACGCCTTCTGGACCACAAGCCCCATCTGTGTGCATTTCCCACAGCTGTTCGAGCGGAGGTGGTATTTCTTTCGATTCATGCGAGACTTCGATATCTCCGgctgtttcagccagataatctgctaggacttgTCCTTTTACCGCACTTCATGGTGAGAAACTTATTTCATGCTCTcccaattcaatagcccatttggccatgcgacTAAAATTTTCTAGTTTatatagcacctgctcaacaagTATCAGCGAATGTGAATTTGCTAGAACTTATCAAGCAATTTTGTGTTTATTGACAACAAATAGTTGTTTGTCATACCTGCTTTATTGGATGATCTGTTAGGACCCTTATTGGGTGCGCTTGGAAATATCTCCGCAAGCGCCTAGCCGTATGCACGAGTGCATAAACCAGTTTTTCGATTGCAGGATAATTTAATTCGCTCCCTGTcaaagctttgctaacaaaatacacaGGCATTTTCACCTGTTCGCACaacatatttatataattttaaatgcTTATTGATTGAAAATTagctatatttaatttttatagtgCGTACCTGTCCTCTGTCCGCTATCAACactgaacttattgcttcctttgatgCCGATAAGTATAGTATCAACGTTTCTCCAGTAATTGGCGCAGTCATTGTTGGCAGCTCTTTCAGCAACTTTTTCATTTCTTGAAACGCCACTTCTGCTTCCTCTGTCCACTTGAAGTCCATTTTCTTCAAGCAATTCTTCAATGTTCAGAAAAGGGGAGTGACCTCTCTACGGATTTGGATAGGAACCTTGTCAAGGCCTCCAACTTACCCGTTAAGCTTTGCACTTCTTTTTTATTTCTTGGTGATGGCATATTCTCGATTGCCTCTATTTTCTTTGGATTTGCACGTATCCCTCGTTCAGTTATTATATGACCAAGAAACttcgcttcttcttctccaaaactgcACTTCGACGGGTTAAGCTTCATATTAATCTTTCTTAACGACGCAAACGTTTCTAATATGTCCTCCAACAAACCTTGTTCTGTTGTGCTTTTTATGACCAGGTCGTCAACATATGCTTCTAAATTTCTTCCAATCTGACCTTTGAAAGCTTCATCTATTACCCGTTGGTAAGTTGCTCCAGCATTTTTTAAACCAAATGTCATCTTTATATAGCAGTATATGCCTTGACTTATGTGGAAAGCAGTCTTATCCTCATCATTCGCTGCCATATGTATTtgatggtatcctttgtacgcATCTAGGAAACATTTGTATCGGAAGCCAACTAACGATTCAACTTTCCAGTCTATTTCTGGCAGTGGATAATTGTCCTTAGGGCAAGCTTTATTAATATCCGTGAAGTCAATACACATACGCTAAGACCCATCAGGCTTTTTTTTACCAACACTGGGTTTGCTACCCACGTTTGATACCTTACTTCTCGCAAGATGTTTTCTTTGACCAACTTGTCGACTTCTGCTTTCAACCATTCGCTTCTTTTAGGAGCTATGCCGCGTTTCTTTTGTCGTACTGGCATCAGACTAGGATTTGCGTTAAGCTTGTGCTCAGCAATTTCCCTTGGTACACCCGTCATGTCTGCTTCTTTCCAAGCAAATACGTCTGTATTAGAAGCTAATATATTGCGAAGCTTAAACTTCGTCTCATCAGACAATCCTCCGTCAATTTTAATTTTCTGCTCTGGATGCCGTGGGTGTGCAATGATCATGCAGCTTCTAAGTTGCTCTGCCTCACTCGGCTGCTGCTTTGCATGTTCCACGGCCGCAACGCTTGCATCTTGCTTTTCTGACCTGATCGTTGCAATTCCCAATGGTGTTGGGAATTTGATAAGGCCATGTACCGTGGATGGGATAGCTGTTAATTTTTACAAAGTCGTGTGACCCAAAAGCGCATTATACTTTGATTAGGACCTTATAACGGCAAATTCTACTATTGTACTTCTCACTAATTCCTTATTATCATCGTCCACCAGCTCCAACTCTAATTCAATGATCCcgattgtctttcttgaaggataatgctatgaaatatatgttcgtttttagcattatcacttattgATAGAGCCAAAGAAAAGTGTGATGAAGCTTGTTCCCAACTCCAACATATTTCAATCCCCCGTCTCGAAGTTCTTGTCAATGATCCCAGCATCTCCTCTCAGGAGATAATTTCCGACAAACTCGACTGAGTTTGTGAAGCTACCTTGGGTGGTTACTTTTTACCATTCATGGTGGCTTGTTTTTTGCCAGCGAGGGATGGGCCTTGCAGTCTcggaggtttcgcatccctataatatattttctttttatgtttacAGTGGAGTTTGCGTCTGATCGCTGCGTGCGAGGATGGCAtactctccttagtgtagggcaaacGTTCTCGCAAATTGCCACCCCTTTTTTTATTAGCTTATAGCGTATATTGACATatattaggtcaaattttggtgtttTGTCCCGCTTTTATGCTAAGTGGTTGATTTTAATATTCTCCAACTGTAATATGCTATATTTTGATTGAATATAATTTTGATGACTTTTTTGGTTAAGGTAATCAAAATGGCGGTTATAATGATTCGTTACAATATGATGCATTCAATAACTCATATGCAGAATAAATGCCATGAtttcatgacgggagcgacccttcaatcatttcatgatctttttattcttgcgtcaacaatccaatgttgtacgcaaaagtaagcaaaccaaagcttataagtttatactcaagacCTTTCTAAAATTTTTTACAAGTATGTACGCGTATACAATCCAATGCAAGTTACCCGtactatagacaaaccaatgtctatactcaagagtcttcACGCCACGCCAATGTCCGCGTTATTTaaacaagtaaccaaacttgtaatttatagtctagactgtgcaagtctccgtcttgcttggtgtacaagcgtttgaaacaaaccaatgttttactactgtcaccattaaaaatagtattagtaaccaaactaaactatgccacttgagactcagagtgtgtccctgtgcagcttaaggggcatgcaatcaacaaatgtaaaaaatacacaagttattggcttaaattgcataattcaatttatttcaaacatGTCTTTTGACCAGCACTTAGCTGTCATGTTTATAAtggaaaataaaaaattcacataaTAAAAACTTTAAACAGTTATGTGGGGTGATCAGTCCCTCTGCAGTTTTTCATATGTAGGACCGTTTTAGTGTCTGCGCATGCCAAGTGTGCTTTATTGCTCTTCCATCCAAACTTGCTAGTCGATACGCCCCTGTATCGCTTACGCCAATAACCTTGTAAGGTCCTACCCACTTGGGTCCAAGCTTACCCGTATCCTCTACCCTGCTTGCTTCATTTTTTTGCCACACCAGATCATCCAGTCGGAAGGATAATGGTTGGACGCGCTTATTACAGTAGCTTGCGATTCTTtgtttgttgattgcttcttttattGCCGCCATTTCTCTGCATTCTTCAACTAAGTTTATATTTTCACGCAGTTCTTCGCTGttgctactttcatcgaaggaTGTTATGCGCGTGGTTGGCACATTTATTTCGGCGGGTATTACAGCCTCGGACCCGTACACCAAACTAAAGGGTGTTTCATTAGTTGCGCCCTTCGGAGTTGTGCGGTGCGCCCACAAAACGTTAGGCAATTCGTCTATCCAACCCCTTCGACACAATCCCAGCCTTGCTTTGATTCCTAAAACGATATCCCGATTCGTAACCTCACATTGACCATTCGCCTGAGGGTGTGCGACTGATGTAAATGTTTGCTTTATATTCAATTCTTGGCACCAGCCACTAAATGGATTTCCTTCGAATTGAGTACCATTGTCGCTTACTATTTCATTTGGAATTCCAAACCGACAGACGACGTTTTCTCACACAAAATTTCGAATTTGCTTGCCCGAAATTGTCTTTAGCGGTTTGGCCTCTACCCATTTCGTGAAATAATCAATGGCCACTACCAGGAATTTTACACCCCCTGGTCCTGCGGGGAATGGCCCCACTATGTCAATAGCCCACTTGCAGAACGACCATGGAGACGCGACCGGTATCATAGCATGTCACGGAGCCTTGCTTACTGGTGCATGAAGTTGACACGATTGACACTTGCGTACTACCTCTGCGGCATCTCTGAACATTGACGGCCAGTAATATCCAATCTGCATTATTTTGGATGCAACTGTTTTGTGTCCCGAATGCAGTGCGCACATCCCCTCGTGTACTTCCCGTATAATTGACTCCGCTTGAGTTGGATTGAGACACCGCAAGTGAGGCCCCAGAAAAGATTTTCTGTATAGGACTCCCTTGTCTAACAGATACATTGGTGCTTTCATCTTAATCTTTCTTGCTTCACTTGAATCTATCGGTAATGTACCTTTGGTCAGAAATTCTATAATTGGTGTCATCCAACTCCGCTCTTCTTCTTCAACCGCAGCCGAAACACTGTCTTCTTCAATAGATTTTACTTTAACTTCCTCAacccaaatttctttcttaaaatgacTGAATATTAATGCGGCTAACTTACTTAGCGCATCCACCTTTTTATTCAGCGTTCTCGAAACCTGAGTTATCTGGAATAAATCGAAGTCGACTGCTAGCTCTTGCACAAGCTTTAAGTATTTTTGCATCGACTCATCGTGTGCTTCAAATATTTCGTTAAATTGGTTTGCaactgatggttaaagctaaggggtataaaatactattaaatacgatacaattttacacaagatatttatttatttatagaatggatatacttaaaccttgctacaacacttataggcagtgtacctaatcgtacagtagtgtagtttttagtaagttcggttcgttccacagggaatctttaaacaaagcttaacgctatattagttttacagCACACTCCATTTtagatcctttcttgccgacggtttttaaatataatataatatatatattaattttaagaattaattatatattatattttattcatgtgcatagttgacttgtaatttttagtccgttgcatcgagcgttgagagttgactctggtcccggttctgaattttcgaacgtccttgcgtacaatttaatatcttgtactttgcgttttgtaacttgtactcttgtaattctgagacgtttcttatcaataattggaacctctttgattgtattttgtacttttgagctttttggtcgtttgtgtcttcaattcgtcgaatctgtcttttgtcttcaccttttattatttaaacgactatcacttgtaaatagaacaattgcaactaaaagcttgtctttcttgaggaataatgctatgaaatatatgttcatttttagcattatcaaatattcccacacttgagcgttgcttgtcctcaagcaatatagtcttgaaatactagaatcacttctttattcttcacactttgtacatcagtgatttctatatggcggtataaacaatggtagtaacgttatggtttacagtcccacatgactataaaaaattagatccttaaggaaattggatctttatgaaaacatttgatcttttgaaaattaaatctagcttttaccctagataagttttccggaataaccc
The window above is part of the Rutidosis leptorrhynchoides isolate AG116_Rl617_1_P2 chromosome 1, CSIRO_AGI_Rlap_v1, whole genome shotgun sequence genome. Proteins encoded here:
- the LOC139903935 gene encoding uncharacterized protein, which gives rise to MQKYLKLVQELAVDFDLFQITQVSRTLNKKVDALSKLAALIFSHFKKEIWVEEVKVKSIEEDSVSAAVEEEERSWMTPIIEFLTKGTLPIDSSEARKIKMKAPMYLLDKGVLYRKSFLGPHLRCLNPTQAESIIREVHEGMCALHSGHKTVASKIMQIGYYWPSMFRDAAEVVRKCQSCQLHAPVSKAP
- the LOC139903917 gene encoding uncharacterized protein, encoding MHTDGACGPEGVGAGIVLKSPEREEYTFALRFSFPVTNNEAEYEALLSGMRVAKYLEVKELSVYVDSQLVANQFNRIFEAHDESMQKYLKLVQELAVDFDLFQITQVSRTLNKKVDALSKLSALIFSHFKKEIWVEEVKVKSIEEDSVSAAVEEEERSWMTPIIEFLTKGTLPIYSSEARKIKMKAPMYLLDKGVLYRKSFLGPHLRCLNPTQAESIIREVHEGMCALHSGHKTVASKIMQIGYYWPLMYRDAAEVVRKCQSCQLHAPVSKAPRHAMIPVASPWPF